One window of the Prochlorococcus marinus CUG1438 genome contains the following:
- a CDS encoding asparaginase has product MSSNFKNLYTSNNPPLQATLMRGSNIESIHKIHAVISDKKGRVLMCAGNPEYKSFIRSALKPFQAIPFVSSGAASKINNASKSIALACGSHSGSKIHSREAFKILWEYDIDVNNLKCPKSKSSPLEHNCSGKHAAFLATCKKFNWPLESYLKGDHPLQIEIFRIVSELLEIPSSEIKAERDDCGAPTLYMKLVEMSKLYSLLSSSDNAELEQISRAMTNNAIMIGDNNRFDTEIIKASHGQVIGKGGAEGIQCLCKVNEGIGLALKVEDGSKRAKHAVSLHLLKQLEWISDLRIQDIEDKVFNFSEGVRIEVQGQLKFQES; this is encoded by the coding sequence ATGAGTTCAAACTTCAAAAATCTCTACACATCAAATAATCCTCCTCTACAAGCAACTTTAATGAGAGGTTCGAACATTGAGTCAATACATAAAATTCATGCTGTTATCAGCGATAAAAAAGGAAGGGTTTTAATGTGTGCAGGAAATCCAGAATATAAAAGTTTCATTAGATCAGCATTAAAACCATTTCAAGCAATACCTTTTGTCAGTAGTGGAGCAGCATCAAAAATTAATAATGCTTCAAAATCAATCGCATTAGCATGCGGTTCACATAGTGGTTCGAAAATTCATTCAAGGGAAGCCTTCAAAATTTTATGGGAATATGATATCGACGTTAATAATTTAAAATGTCCAAAATCAAAATCAAGTCCATTAGAACATAATTGTTCAGGTAAACACGCTGCTTTCCTTGCAACATGTAAAAAGTTTAATTGGCCACTAGAGAGTTACCTAAAAGGGGATCATCCACTTCAAATAGAAATATTCAGAATTGTTTCCGAATTGCTTGAAATTCCCAGCTCGGAAATAAAAGCTGAACGAGATGATTGCGGCGCGCCAACCCTTTATATGAAGCTTGTAGAGATGTCTAAGTTATATTCTCTTCTAAGCAGTTCGGATAATGCAGAATTAGAGCAAATAAGTAGAGCTATGACAAATAACGCAATTATGATTGGTGATAACAATCGATTTGACACTGAAATAATTAAGGCTTCTCATGGACAAGTCATAGGTAAAGGAGGTGCAGAAGGAATACAGTGTCTTTGCAAAGTGAATGAAGGTATAGGATTAGCTTTAAAAGTAGAAGATGGTTCTAAAAGAGCAAAACATGCTGTGAGTCTTCACTTATTAAAACAATTAGAATGGATATCTGACCTAAGAATTCAAGATATTGAAGATAAGGTCTTTAATTTTTCCGAAGGAGTGCGTATTGAAGTTCAAGGACAGTTAAAATTCCAAGAATCCTAA